A stretch of Pseudolysobacter antarcticus DNA encodes these proteins:
- a CDS encoding hemerythrin domain-containing protein encodes MPAVKKAPAKKTVHPDAIQLLKADHAAVSEMFDKYEAARSASVKEKLSAKICKALEVHTQIEEEIFYPALRNAKGTEAINDLLDEADVEHDGAKKLISEIEASQVGADLYDARIKVLSEYIRHHVKEETTRVFPAARKAGLDLLALGNQLAARKKELGV; translated from the coding sequence ATGCCTGCAGTTAAGAAAGCGCCAGCCAAAAAAACCGTTCATCCGGACGCTATCCAGCTCCTCAAAGCTGATCACGCAGCGGTATCGGAAATGTTCGATAAGTACGAGGCGGCTCGAAGCGCGAGTGTCAAAGAAAAGCTTTCCGCCAAGATCTGCAAGGCGCTAGAAGTGCATACACAGATCGAGGAGGAAATTTTCTATCCCGCGCTGCGCAATGCCAAGGGTACGGAAGCCATCAATGATTTGCTTGACGAGGCGGACGTCGAGCATGACGGCGCGAAAAAGCTCATAAGTGAGATAGAAGCGAGCCAAGTCGGTGCCGATCTTTACGACGCCAGAATTAAGGTACTCAGTGAGTACATTCGTCACCACGTAAAAGAAGAAACTACCCGCGTTTTCCCCGCCGCACGCAAAGCCGGATTGGACCTGTTGGCGTTGGGAAATCAGCTTGCTGCGCGTAAGAAAGAACTCGGCGTGTAG
- a CDS encoding NRAMP family divalent metal transporter: protein MNKCDKVEVEEQPSSVLSMLGPGLVTGAADDDPSGVGTYSQVGAQFGFAMLWTMLFSLPLMLAVQEISARIGRVTGKGIAGNLHGFSKWITYPVVFLLFLANTINIGADIAAMGAAAKLLLNGPVLLYATGFALASVVLEVFVCYKRYAPWLKWMTMALFAYVATVFAVHVPWGEAMKATLLPKLAFNSDYLTALIAVLGTTISPYLFFWQASQEVEDMRSVRDDKPLRRAPHQAARHLWRIRLDTVVGMVFSALVAYFIILTCAVTLHAHGVTKIDTAAQAAEALRPVAGSFAFVLFALGIIGTGMLAIPVLAGSAAYGVGELLHWRTGLEHRAEHAKGFYGVITVATLLGLALNFTGIDPIKALFWSAVINGVVAVPVLFLMMLISQNQKIMTKKFSLPQGLRLLGWLTWVVMLLASIGMFVTW from the coding sequence ATGAATAAGTGCGACAAGGTGGAAGTTGAGGAGCAACCGAGTTCCGTTCTCAGCATGCTCGGCCCCGGTTTGGTCACTGGGGCTGCAGACGATGATCCGAGTGGCGTGGGAACCTATTCGCAAGTCGGCGCGCAGTTCGGATTTGCGATGCTGTGGACCATGCTTTTCTCACTGCCGCTGATGTTGGCGGTGCAGGAAATCAGTGCGCGCATCGGGCGCGTCACCGGAAAAGGCATCGCTGGGAATCTCCATGGTTTTTCAAAATGGATCACCTATCCGGTGGTGTTCCTTCTTTTTCTGGCCAACACCATCAACATTGGCGCCGACATCGCGGCGATGGGCGCGGCGGCCAAATTGCTTCTCAATGGCCCGGTTCTCTTGTACGCGACGGGCTTTGCACTGGCGTCGGTCGTCCTTGAAGTATTTGTTTGCTATAAGCGTTATGCACCGTGGTTGAAATGGATGACCATGGCGCTGTTCGCCTATGTCGCCACGGTGTTCGCCGTTCACGTGCCGTGGGGCGAGGCCATGAAAGCAACGCTTCTGCCGAAACTCGCATTCAATTCGGACTATCTAACCGCACTGATCGCCGTGCTCGGTACGACGATCAGTCCATACCTGTTCTTCTGGCAGGCCTCGCAGGAAGTGGAGGATATGCGCAGTGTCCGTGACGATAAGCCCCTGCGCCGCGCCCCGCATCAGGCGGCACGGCATCTCTGGCGTATTCGCCTGGATACGGTTGTGGGCATGGTGTTCTCTGCGCTTGTGGCGTATTTCATCATCCTCACGTGTGCGGTGACCTTGCATGCGCATGGCGTTACCAAGATCGACACTGCCGCGCAAGCCGCTGAAGCGTTGCGGCCGGTCGCAGGATCTTTCGCATTCGTATTATTTGCGTTGGGCATCATAGGTACGGGCATGCTCGCGATTCCTGTGCTCGCTGGTTCGGCCGCCTATGGCGTGGGTGAGCTGCTGCACTGGCGGACCGGACTGGAACACAGGGCCGAGCACGCGAAAGGCTTTTATGGCGTCATCACGGTGGCGACCCTACTAGGCTTGGCCCTCAACTTTACCGGGATCGATCCGATCAAGGCGCTGTTCTGGTCGGCAGTCATCAATGGCGTGGTCGCAGTGCCCGTGCTTTTTCTCATGATGCTGATCTCGCAGAATCAGAAGATCATGACGAAGAAATTTTCCCTGCCGCAGGGACTACGCCTGCTCGGGTGGCTCACGTGGGTCGTGATGCTGCTCGCATCAATTGGCATGTTCGTGACCTGGTAA